One window of Sphingobacteriales bacterium genomic DNA carries:
- a CDS encoding CHAT domain-containing protein, whose amino-acid sequence MSKPVILLAFADYKDRPELQLRGLPREQKSIVNALLKAQNEGICEVIPKPAATLTEIMEVFAKHPVAVFHYAGHADDFELMLSESESLHSQGFAEYLGKQPALQLVVLNACSTKGHVDSLIKNGVKAVIATSNLIKDDIAVEFAKDFYFYIGLGKSIFFAFNQFEAKQNIGGKRPEEFYIPPAHRALIWNNKAEAPDTSVFPWFYKVEDDFHLKWNLADAAGNPLFGLPDLEHIRFDLPPDPFLYLRPYERSHAEIFYGRAYQIRELYDKAGDMLCPPVMLVYGQSGVGKTSLIQAGLLPYLEMFSTPFVVSRHPSKGLTETLRDVLEINGKNLTLKQAWQNKEKEIGGRPVVIVIDDVEEALVQPYIKAQSKFAKLVLGKIPADTQKMRIEVSSKSLITNNEKTAPELTDNFDELTEKVKLLHPSIDLLLLESNDSTQLEQIIISHLVVSVLPVQGESLYQTISTHLNSWKSIFETSTKPVAIVIGKKELVKPVSKFQSIPVLPSVLVEENQKKTVVDSTAGDKNDELQLFINELKSIFGDPNDRPSGKVILVYRKEYHSEIDLRIKQATIPRTRSFIEPLTKQGIGQVVNSLTLSKRAQAFYNLNVETGLSDLIANDLLSDRESAIAPYLQILLTKMWVDANLLNPHAPQFTRALYLNLKDDGILLTDFFDQKLEELSKMIPGVVESGFVLELLRGFINRHGTVSKRKMNDIFEQYQNARPLLPDLIERLKRLYLIVETPASDGNAAANELSFSHDILAPVVREMHDLSDRPVQRANRILKNKLLDWSPANKKNLLDPSDLAVVESALQWLPKFNANEEELINLSNKNRIRLNKTRLNKSILWSSFIATLLLAIVSISYLWRQAVDKTLLSLSYDLSYKSGTLLDSSPTKSFRLAEFAFRTHDNNRSFQALWNAYHQSAMYSELNGHTKAVNNAVFSPDGSKILTASADNSAIVWFLSSGDTSVYRCPARVNYATFSPDGAQILVALSNDTAILYNTNHSIAAIFAGHLNEVSAAVFSPDQQKILTASWDNTAKIWDTHGNLLQTIPAHEDYLTWATFSPSGDYILTTSVDKTAKLWKGNQLLHTFTGHTSSVNYAAFSPDEQLLVTTSDDQTARLWNIKGEILQIMSGHNGFVEGADFSANGQTIATVARDYTIKLWDNTGVELQTIQCPGSYLYSVAFAPHCPNCLFAGGNILTASEDNTARIWSIHSNTLGNKGNEILGAAYSQNGKFLVSTSRNRKAVLWDIDGKKITDFTGHKGVVVSAAFSANSNHVITASADSTAKIWNTDGREIMTLTGHNDGLTGAVFNNLAKQDWALTSSKDKTARLWDLNGKLIRTFSGHTQIVESAIFSPDDKYILTTSRDSLAKIWRTNNGNLLYTLIGHEAAVVDAAFSPDGRYIVTASRDKTARLWTFEGRLLQILSSHTDVLTSVAFFPEGNRIITTSADKTAKVWNLKGEELFTLSGHQAPVENVTFTPDNSRLLTASKDGIAKLWLIHPDSMIADANLRKLAFLTPEDMRKFDVEDTDRMVGIDRINWLIKERNAVQLNTYAQYYTLLAKQKRSLKHYNRASQIYLQLFRQTNDSTYLHKIKEIESAKKHCR is encoded by the coding sequence ATGTCAAAACCGGTTATTTTACTTGCTTTTGCAGATTACAAAGACCGTCCCGAGCTTCAGCTCCGAGGATTGCCAAGAGAACAGAAATCAATAGTGAATGCGCTGTTAAAAGCGCAAAATGAAGGCATTTGTGAAGTGATACCCAAACCGGCCGCTACTTTGACCGAAATTATGGAAGTTTTTGCAAAGCATCCTGTTGCAGTATTCCATTATGCCGGACATGCTGACGATTTTGAACTGATGTTGTCAGAAAGCGAAAGTCTCCACAGCCAGGGATTTGCAGAATATCTCGGAAAGCAACCGGCCCTGCAATTGGTTGTATTAAATGCCTGCTCCACCAAAGGGCATGTGGATAGTCTGATTAAAAACGGGGTAAAGGCCGTTATTGCCACTTCAAACCTCATCAAAGACGATATTGCCGTAGAATTTGCAAAAGACTTTTACTTTTATATAGGGTTAGGCAAAAGTATTTTCTTCGCGTTTAACCAGTTTGAAGCCAAGCAAAACATAGGAGGAAAACGACCGGAGGAATTTTATATTCCACCCGCACATCGTGCTTTGATTTGGAACAATAAAGCAGAAGCACCGGACACCTCCGTTTTCCCATGGTTTTATAAGGTTGAAGACGATTTCCATTTAAAATGGAATTTGGCGGATGCAGCAGGAAACCCGTTGTTCGGATTGCCCGATTTAGAGCATATACGCTTTGATTTACCTCCTGACCCATTTTTGTATTTGCGCCCTTATGAGCGCAGTCATGCTGAAATTTTTTACGGGAGAGCTTATCAGATCAGGGAGCTTTACGACAAGGCAGGAGATATGTTATGTCCTCCGGTCATGCTGGTTTATGGTCAGTCGGGTGTCGGGAAAACTTCACTAATTCAGGCCGGCTTATTACCTTATCTTGAAATGTTTTCGACCCCGTTCGTAGTTTCGCGTCATCCTTCAAAAGGTTTGACAGAAACACTAAGGGATGTTTTAGAAATAAACGGAAAAAACCTTACGCTGAAACAAGCATGGCAGAATAAGGAGAAAGAAATAGGCGGAAGACCTGTTGTAATCGTGATTGACGACGTAGAGGAAGCACTGGTTCAGCCTTATATCAAAGCACAATCTAAGTTTGCTAAATTGGTTTTGGGTAAAATTCCGGCCGATACTCAGAAAATGAGAATCGAAGTAAGTTCCAAGTCATTGATTACAAACAATGAAAAAACAGCACCCGAATTAACAGACAATTTTGATGAATTGACAGAAAAGGTAAAGTTACTGCATCCTTCCATTGATCTGCTGCTTTTGGAATCAAACGACTCAACTCAGCTTGAGCAAATTATAATTAGCCATTTAGTAGTTTCAGTACTTCCGGTCCAGGGCGAGAGCCTTTACCAAACCATTTCTACACATTTAAATTCATGGAAAAGTATTTTTGAAACAAGTACGAAGCCGGTGGCGATTGTCATTGGCAAAAAAGAGCTGGTAAAACCCGTTTCAAAGTTCCAGAGTATTCCGGTTTTGCCTTCCGTTCTGGTAGAGGAAAACCAGAAAAAGACAGTAGTAGATTCAACTGCGGGAGATAAAAACGACGAACTTCAGCTTTTTATCAATGAATTAAAATCTATTTTTGGAGATCCTAATGACCGCCCTTCCGGGAAAGTAATTTTAGTCTATCGCAAAGAATATCATTCAGAAATTGACCTGCGCATCAAGCAGGCCACTATCCCCAGAACAAGGTCATTTATAGAGCCTTTGACCAAACAAGGCATTGGACAAGTGGTTAACAGCCTGACATTGAGCAAAAGAGCACAGGCATTTTACAATCTGAATGTAGAAACCGGTTTATCAGATTTAATTGCAAACGACCTTTTATCTGACAGAGAATCGGCAATAGCACCATATTTGCAAATATTGCTCACCAAAATGTGGGTAGATGCCAATCTGCTCAATCCTCATGCTCCACAGTTTACCCGGGCACTCTATTTAAACCTGAAAGACGACGGAATTTTGTTGACCGACTTTTTTGACCAAAAATTGGAAGAGTTGAGCAAGATGATACCCGGAGTTGTTGAATCAGGCTTTGTACTTGAACTTCTTCGAGGATTTATAAACCGGCATGGTACAGTTTCAAAAAGAAAAATGAACGATATATTTGAGCAGTATCAAAACGCCCGCCCTTTGTTGCCTGATTTGATTGAAAGACTAAAACGACTTTATCTAATTGTCGAAACTCCGGCATCTGACGGCAACGCAGCAGCCAATGAGCTTAGCTTTTCGCATGATATTTTAGCGCCTGTTGTTCGGGAAATGCACGACTTATCTGATAGACCGGTTCAAAGGGCAAACAGAATTCTGAAAAACAAATTACTCGATTGGTCGCCTGCTAATAAGAAAAATCTCCTCGATCCTTCTGATTTGGCGGTGGTCGAATCGGCTTTGCAATGGTTGCCAAAATTCAATGCCAACGAGGAGGAATTGATTAACCTAAGTAATAAAAACCGAATCAGGCTGAATAAAACCCGGCTCAATAAAAGTATTTTATGGAGTAGCTTTATCGCTACTTTATTGCTCGCTATAGTGAGTATTTCTTATCTATGGCGGCAGGCTGTTGACAAAACCTTGTTATCGCTTTCTTATGATTTGTCCTACAAATCAGGCACATTGCTCGACTCTTCCCCTACTAAAAGTTTCCGTTTGGCAGAGTTTGCATTCCGAACTCATGACAATAACCGATCTTTTCAGGCCCTTTGGAACGCTTACCATCAAAGCGCTATGTATTCAGAACTAAACGGGCATACAAAAGCAGTGAATAATGCTGTTTTTTCACCTGATGGAAGCAAAATACTCACCGCTTCGGCCGACAACAGTGCCATTGTCTGGTTTTTGTCATCCGGAGATACCAGTGTTTACAGATGCCCGGCCCGTGTTAATTATGCCACCTTTTCCCCTGATGGAGCACAAATATTGGTTGCTTTGAGCAATGACACCGCCATTTTGTACAATACCAATCATTCGATAGCTGCAATTTTTGCCGGACATCTAAACGAAGTTAGCGCTGCTGTTTTTTCTCCCGACCAACAGAAAATCCTGACGGCTTCATGGGATAATACCGCTAAAATATGGGATACTCATGGAAACTTGCTCCAAACCATACCTGCACATGAGGATTATCTGACATGGGCAACTTTCTCTCCATCAGGCGATTATATCCTGACCACTTCGGTTGACAAAACTGCCAAACTATGGAAAGGTAATCAGCTTCTCCACACATTTACCGGCCATACATCGTCAGTGAACTATGCTGCTTTTTCTCCTGACGAACAATTACTCGTTACAACTTCAGACGATCAGACTGCACGTTTATGGAACATTAAGGGTGAGATTCTACAAATCATGAGCGGGCACAACGGTTTTGTTGAAGGGGCTGATTTTTCGGCAAACGGCCAGACCATTGCGACGGTTGCCCGTGATTATACTATCAAACTATGGGATAACACGGGTGTTGAATTGCAAACCATCCAATGTCCGGGCAGTTATTTGTATTCTGTAGCCTTTGCACCTCATTGCCCCAATTGTTTATTTGCCGGAGGCAATATACTGACTGCATCTGAGGACAATACCGCAAGAATCTGGTCTATACACAGCAATACTCTTGGAAACAAAGGGAATGAAATTTTAGGAGCAGCCTATTCTCAGAATGGTAAATTTTTAGTCAGTACCTCAAGGAACAGGAAGGCAGTTTTATGGGACATTGACGGCAAAAAAATTACCGATTTCACAGGACATAAAGGAGTAGTTGTCAGTGCTGCTTTTTCGGCAAACAGCAATCACGTAATTACTGCATCTGCCGATAGCACAGCCAAAATCTGGAACACGGATGGTCGGGAAATCATGACACTGACCGGACATAATGATGGACTGACAGGGGCAGTTTTCAATAATTTAGCCAAACAAGATTGGGCGCTTACTTCTTCAAAAGACAAGACAGCCCGTCTATGGGATTTGAATGGAAAATTGATAAGGACTTTTAGCGGGCACACTCAAATTGTAGAATCAGCTATTTTTTCGCCCGACGATAAATATATTTTAACAACTAGCCGGGACAGTCTTGCTAAAATCTGGCGCACTAATAACGGTAATTTGCTTTATACCCTTATCGGACATGAAGCAGCCGTGGTAGATGCAGCTTTTTCGCCGGATGGTCGCTATATAGTAACAGCCTCCCGTGATAAAACCGCCCGTCTTTGGACTTTTGAAGGGAGGTTGCTCCAAATTTTGAGCAGTCATACAGATGTACTAACCTCAGTAGCATTTTTCCCTGAAGGCAATCGAATCATTACCACCTCGGCTGACAAAACCGCCAAAGTCTGGAATCTGAAAGGAGAAGAACTTTTTACGCTTTCAGGGCATCAGGCTCCGGTCGAAAATGTAACCTTTACGCCGGATAACAGCCGATTACTCACCGCATCAAAAGACGGTATTGCGAAGCTTTGGTTAATACATCCTGATTCAATGATTGCCGATGCCAATCTCAGAAAATTAGCATTTTTGACACCCGAAGACATGCGTAAATTTGATGTGGAAGATACAGACAGAATGGTTGGAATAGACCGCATAAACTGGCTCATTAAAGAAAGAAACGCCGTACAGTTAAACACTTATGCTCAATACTATACGTTATTGGCAAAACAAAAACGCTCACTAAAACACTACAACAGAGCTTCTCAAATTTATCTTCAGTTGTTCAGACAAACCAATGACAGTACTTATCTGCATAAGATTAAGGAAATAGAATCGGCCAAAAAGCATTGCCGGTAA
- a CDS encoding response regulator transcription factor, translating to MNNYSKIRTIIIDDEEGGRNTLKNLLTEFCPEVDVVGLADSAESGFKIIQQLQPELVFLDVRMPRSDEGFQLLESLTEINFALIFTTAYDEYAIRAIKFSALDYLLKPIDILELQKAVNRYIQRRGTSDRQAVKMLSNSGKTKPFTKLGLPSAEEVTFVNIDDIIRCEADGNCTVFFLNNHQKILVTKTLKYYETLLEELGFYRIHDSHLVNLRHIRKYYKEGVVEMSDGSKAFVSARKKKGFLDKLQN from the coding sequence ATGAACAATTATTCAAAAATCAGGACAATCATCATAGACGATGAAGAGGGGGGGCGGAACACCCTGAAAAACCTGCTCACTGAGTTTTGTCCTGAAGTAGATGTAGTTGGATTGGCAGACTCCGCAGAATCCGGATTTAAAATTATTCAGCAATTACAACCCGAACTTGTTTTTTTAGATGTGCGTATGCCCCGTTCAGACGAGGGCTTTCAACTGCTCGAAAGTTTAACCGAAATTAATTTTGCATTGATATTTACCACAGCTTATGACGAATATGCTATCCGGGCCATTAAATTTTCGGCACTGGATTACCTTTTAAAACCCATAGATATACTCGAGCTGCAAAAGGCAGTCAACCGGTATATCCAAAGGCGTGGAACTTCCGATCGTCAGGCAGTAAAAATGCTTTCAAATTCCGGTAAAACAAAACCTTTTACTAAGCTGGGCTTGCCCAGTGCCGAAGAGGTTACTTTTGTCAATATTGACGACATTATCCGTTGCGAAGCAGATGGCAATTGCACGGTTTTTTTCCTTAATAATCACCAAAAAATATTGGTAACCAAAACCCTGAAATACTACGAAACCCTCCTGGAAGAACTCGGATTTTACCGGATCCACGACAGCCATTTGGTCAACCTGCGCCATATCCGAAAATACTACAAAGAAGGTGTAGTAGAAATGAGCGACGGATCTAAGGCTTTTGTTTCGGCAAGAAAGAAAAAAGGCTTTTTAGACAAATTGCAGAATTGA